Proteins encoded within one genomic window of Planctomycetota bacterium:
- a CDS encoding DUF493 domain-containing protein: MCERTSCKYPCAWGYSLIAGQESHIRLAIRQTFGQHPVKVGELRKSSGGRWCSLNVDTTVVDEEQRQTFLETLRNCVGIRYVL, from the coding sequence TTGTGTGAACGAACCAGTTGCAAGTATCCCTGTGCGTGGGGGTACAGCCTGATCGCAGGGCAGGAATCCCATATTCGCCTCGCGATCCGCCAAACCTTTGGCCAGCATCCGGTCAAGGTCGGAGAACTTCGCAAGAGCTCGGGCGGCCGTTGGTGCTCGCTGAATGTCGACACCACCGTTGTTGACGAAGAACAGCGCCAGACCTTTCTCGAGACGCTTCGCAATTGCGTCGGCATCCGCTACGTGCTTTGA
- the aroC gene encoding chorismate synthase, protein MSLRYLTAGESHGPGLLAVVEGIPAGLTIDSTYIDAELKRRQGGYGRGARQRIESDHAEFVSGVRRGVSMGGPIAIRIANADSRLDDAQKTPAISKPRPGHADLAGSVKWLTTDCRETLERASARETAARVAAGALAGCFLREFGIETFGFVRGALDVRWSGEVNGTSWREQRTVRDQSGVAMPCPKSSAALIERIRQAKVDKDTVGGLVEAHVFNCPIGLGSCAQWHERLDSRLAGAVMGIQAFKAVEIGLGRECAFRTGSQVHDPIHFDASKKGESHLGFVRPTNNAGGLEGGMTNGMPVVVTGTMKPISTLLRGMPSVDLNTKEAVTSAYERSDVSAIAAASVVMEHVVAFEIAKAFLEKFGGDSMIQVRASHAAFMELARRLPLS, encoded by the coding sequence ATGTCGCTCCGCTACCTGACCGCCGGTGAAAGTCACGGACCCGGGCTGCTTGCGGTGGTCGAGGGAATCCCGGCGGGCCTCACCATCGACTCCACGTACATCGACGCTGAGCTCAAGCGCCGCCAGGGGGGCTACGGCCGCGGCGCGCGGCAGCGCATCGAGTCGGACCATGCGGAGTTCGTCTCGGGTGTCCGGCGCGGCGTGTCGATGGGCGGGCCGATCGCGATCCGCATCGCCAACGCGGACAGCCGGCTCGACGACGCGCAGAAGACTCCCGCCATCTCAAAGCCGCGACCCGGTCACGCCGATCTCGCCGGCAGCGTGAAATGGCTCACGACGGATTGCCGCGAGACGCTCGAGCGTGCCAGCGCCCGCGAGACCGCGGCGCGGGTGGCGGCCGGAGCCTTGGCCGGGTGTTTCCTGCGCGAGTTCGGCATCGAGACTTTCGGCTTTGTCCGCGGGGCGCTGGATGTGCGCTGGAGCGGCGAGGTGAACGGGACTTCCTGGCGCGAGCAACGAACGGTGCGGGATCAAAGCGGGGTGGCCATGCCCTGCCCCAAAAGCAGCGCGGCGCTGATCGAGCGCATCCGCCAGGCCAAGGTCGACAAAGACACCGTCGGCGGTCTGGTCGAGGCGCATGTCTTCAACTGCCCGATCGGGCTGGGCTCATGCGCGCAGTGGCATGAACGGCTCGACTCGCGCCTCGCCGGCGCGGTCATGGGCATTCAAGCCTTCAAGGCCGTCGAGATTGGCCTGGGCCGCGAGTGCGCCTTCCGCACCGGCAGCCAGGTGCACGACCCGATCCACTTCGACGCCTCGAAGAAAGGCGAATCGCACCTCGGCTTTGTCCGACCAACCAACAACGCCGGCGGGCTCGAGGGAGGCATGACCAACGGCATGCCGGTGGTGGTGACCGGCACGATGAAGCCGATCAGCACGCTGCTGCGGGGAATGCCCAGCGTGGACCTGAACACCAAGGAGGCGGTGACCAGCGCCTACGAGCGGTCGGACGTCAGCGCCATCGCCGCCGCGAGCGTGGTGATGGAACATGTCGTGGCCTTCGAGATTGCCAAGGCGTTCCTGGAGAAATTCGGCGGGGATTCCATGATCCAGGTCCGGGCCTCGCACGCCGCCTTCATGGAACTCGCGCGCCGCCTGCCGCTCTCCTGA
- a CDS encoding glutathione peroxidase, giving the protein MKTIFATAMLVAVAAVAGFAGAQSAPQSPELTQKWKDRTMHSIKATSLEGAPIDLAQYKGKVVLVVNVASRCGFTGQYSGLQKLYDTYKDKGLVVLGIPSNDFGGQEPGSEKEIKEFCTAKYAVTFPMLAKAQTKAGPGQSEIYEFLGTRVGKLPGWNFSKYLVNKDGQPVAFYASNVTPEDKALVSAVEQALGLAAAAPSDAKPTATPSEPAVKH; this is encoded by the coding sequence ATGAAAACAATTTTCGCCACCGCCATGCTTGTCGCCGTCGCCGCCGTCGCGGGATTCGCCGGCGCCCAGTCGGCTCCGCAATCACCTGAACTCACCCAGAAATGGAAGGACCGAACCATGCACTCCATCAAAGCCACTTCGCTCGAAGGCGCGCCGATCGACCTCGCCCAGTACAAGGGCAAGGTGGTGCTGGTGGTGAACGTCGCCAGCCGCTGCGGATTCACCGGCCAGTACAGCGGCCTGCAAAAACTGTACGACACGTACAAGGACAAGGGGCTCGTGGTGCTGGGCATTCCCAGCAACGACTTCGGCGGGCAGGAGCCCGGCAGCGAGAAGGAGATCAAGGAATTCTGCACCGCCAAGTACGCGGTCACCTTTCCCATGCTCGCCAAGGCGCAGACCAAGGCGGGCCCCGGACAGAGCGAGATCTACGAGTTCCTCGGCACGCGCGTCGGCAAGCTGCCGGGCTGGAACTTCAGCAAGTATCTCGTCAACAAGGATGGACAGCCGGTGGCGTTCTACGCCAGCAACGTCACTCCCGAAGACAAGGCCCTGGTGAGCGCGGTCGAGCAGGCTCTGGGACTGGCCGCTGCGGCACCCTCCGACGCGAAGCCGACGGCGACTCCATCCGAGCCCGCCGTCAAGCATTGA
- a CDS encoding MFS transporter — translation MSSPRAHTRPSRAPMVALVTLSCLNLLNYADRFVVSSLVPFLERPVAEGGLALTSSQSGWLYSAFILVYMATAPIFGLLADRLPRLHILAAAVAFWSVVTLLGGFAWGFWSLLIMRATTGIGEAAYASVAPAVLADEFPVKKRSRVMAFFNAAIPVGAAIGFTLGGVVGSRYGWREAFFVAGGPGLVLAVAIYFLRDPPRGAMDPECAAMLPPNPKTAAKIVSRPRWLWTTAGYALQTAGFGSLGFWTPTYLEKAWGLSVESSSTMFGAIIVGTGIVGTLVGGFLSDRWFARNSAAHLWTCGITSLLAAGVITFVIFAPNVTAMWCGLSIGAFLLVMSVGPVNAHLVNILHPSERATGMALAIMALHLAGDVPAVPLIGWISEGSGWKMAFMAIPAFVLLSGIVWCLGAIREQRVKA, via the coding sequence ATGAGTTCGCCCCGCGCGCACACGCGGCCTTCGCGAGCTCCGATGGTGGCGCTGGTCACGCTCTCCTGCCTCAACCTGCTGAACTACGCAGATCGCTTTGTGGTGAGCAGTCTGGTTCCCTTCCTGGAGAGGCCGGTCGCCGAGGGCGGCCTCGCGCTCACATCGTCGCAATCCGGCTGGCTCTACTCCGCCTTCATCCTGGTTTACATGGCGACGGCGCCGATCTTCGGTCTTCTCGCCGACCGCCTGCCGCGCCTGCACATTCTCGCCGCGGCGGTGGCCTTCTGGAGCGTGGTCACGCTGCTCGGCGGATTCGCCTGGGGCTTCTGGAGCCTGCTCATCATGCGCGCCACCACCGGCATCGGCGAGGCGGCCTATGCCAGCGTGGCGCCCGCCGTGCTCGCCGATGAATTCCCGGTGAAGAAGCGAAGCCGCGTGATGGCCTTCTTCAATGCCGCCATTCCGGTGGGCGCCGCGATCGGGTTCACCCTGGGAGGCGTGGTGGGTTCGCGCTACGGCTGGCGCGAAGCGTTCTTTGTTGCGGGCGGGCCCGGCCTTGTGCTCGCGGTCGCGATCTATTTTCTGCGCGATCCACCACGCGGCGCCATGGATCCGGAGTGCGCCGCGATGCTGCCGCCCAATCCAAAGACGGCCGCAAAGATCGTGTCCCGCCCGCGCTGGCTCTGGACCACCGCCGGCTACGCGCTTCAGACCGCGGGATTCGGAAGTCTGGGCTTCTGGACGCCGACCTATCTGGAGAAGGCCTGGGGCCTGAGCGTGGAAAGTTCCAGCACGATGTTTGGCGCGATCATCGTCGGCACCGGCATCGTGGGCACGCTGGTCGGCGGATTTCTGAGTGACCGCTGGTTCGCCCGCAACAGCGCGGCGCATCTCTGGACCTGCGGCATCACCAGCCTGCTGGCGGCCGGCGTGATCACCTTCGTCATCTTCGCGCCCAATGTCACGGCGATGTGGTGCGGCCTCTCGATCGGCGCGTTTCTGCTGGTCATGAGCGTGGGACCGGTCAACGCGCATCTGGTCAACATCCTCCACCCGTCCGAGCGCGCCACCGGCATGGCGCTGGCCATCATGGCGCTGCATCTGGCGGGGGATGTGCCGGCCGTGCCGCTGATCGGATGGATCTCGGAGGGCTCGGGCTGGAAGATGGCGTTCATGGCGATCCCTGCGTTTGTGCTGCTCTCCGGAATCGTTTGGTGTCTCGGCGCAATCCGGGAGCAGCGCGTGAAGGCCTAG